The sequence below is a genomic window from Halomonas halophila.
ACGCGAAGGGCCATAGTTATACAGAACCATTACAGAAGAGCGGTGTCGGTATGAGCGACAGCCACTCTGGAGGATGTCTTCATGCCGATGCTGCGCCTGCCCTTCGCCGCCCTCATGTTTGCCCTGGCGCTGGCCACGGGCCTTGCCGCCATGCCCGCCGGCGCGGAGGTGGTGGTCAAGAACGCCCGCTTCGCCGCCGTCCAGCAGGTCGATGGGCGCCCCTTCCGGATGATCGGCCACGGGCTGTTCCGCTACATGATCTGGGACGCCTACGCCGGCGCCTACTACCAGGCCGAAGGCTTTCCACGGCCCGCGCCCCAGTCGGGCAACGTGCCGCGGCGCCTGGAACTCGAGTACTTCCACGCCATCGAGGCCGGCGACTTCGCCGAGGTCACCCGCGATACCCTCCGCGACCAGCTCGGCGCGGCCGACTTCCGATCGCTCGAGCCGGCGCTGTCGGCCTTCAACGCCCGCTACCGCGACGTCTCGCCGGGCGACCGCTACGCCCTGACCTGGGACGGCGAGACCCTGAGCCTGGCCCTGAACGGCGAGTCGCTCTATGCGCGGCCAGAGCCGGCGCTGGCCGATGCCCTGTTCGGCATCTGGCTCGGCGAGGCGCCGCTGGGCGACGGCTTCCGGGACGACCTGCTGGGGCGCTGACCGCCGGCGTGCTAGGCTGCCGGCTTTTGCCAGCCGCCGAGGGCGGGAAGAAGAAGGAAGGCACCATGAAAGCCCTGATCCAGCGCGTTCGCCACGCCAGCGTCACCGTCGACGACCGCGAGACCGGCGCCATCGACCACGGCCTGCTGGCGCTGATCGGCGTCGAGAAGGGGGATGACGAGCAGAGCGTCGAGCGGCTGCTGCACAAGCTGCTGCACTACCGGGTGTTTTCCGACCCGGACGGCAAGATGAACCTCAACCTGCAGCAGGCCGAGGGCAGCCTGCTGCTGGTGTCGCAGTTCACCCTGGCCGCCGACACCCGCAAGGGGCTGCGCCCTGGCTTCTC
It includes:
- a CDS encoding chalcone isomerase family protein yields the protein MPMLRLPFAALMFALALATGLAAMPAGAEVVVKNARFAAVQQVDGRPFRMIGHGLFRYMIWDAYAGAYYQAEGFPRPAPQSGNVPRRLELEYFHAIEAGDFAEVTRDTLRDQLGAADFRSLEPALSAFNARYRDVSPGDRYALTWDGETLSLALNGESLYARPEPALADALFGIWLGEAPLGDGFRDDLLGR
- the dtd gene encoding D-aminoacyl-tRNA deacylase — translated: MKALIQRVRHASVTVDDRETGAIDHGLLALIGVEKGDDEQSVERLLHKLLHYRVFSDPDGKMNLNLQQAEGSLLLVSQFTLAADTRKGLRPGFSSAAPPAEGQRLFEALVERARAAWPKVATGEFGADMQVALVNDGPVTFLLES